In Melanotaenia boesemani isolate fMelBoe1 chromosome 16, fMelBoe1.pri, whole genome shotgun sequence, the following proteins share a genomic window:
- the LOC121655154 gene encoding transmembrane protein 121 translates to MVPPPPTNKPHVCLSTILIMSSMALIDAYLVEQNHGPRKIGICIMVMVGDICFLIVLRYVAVWVGAEVRTAKRGYAMILWFLYIFVLEIKVYFVYQNYKADRKSLDALARKALTLLLSVCIPVLFVVLVAIDHMEYVRAFKKREEIRNRLFWVVVDLLDVLDIQANLWEPQKKGLPLWAEGLMFFYCYILLLVLPCVSLSEISMQGINIVPHKMLLYPILSLVTINIITLFIRGGNMILYRDARVSGILIGKNILAIILKTCSFVQYRRQLQNAPPAFGVELQKNSVANTRPAPTPPQVVMQDQTPLPEVTTCEHT, encoded by the coding sequence ATGgtacccccaccccccaccaaCAAGCCCCACGTGTGCCTGTCCACCATTCTTATCATGAGCAGCATGGCACTGATCGATGCTTACCTGGTGGAGCAGAACCATGGACCCCGTAAGATTGGCATCTGCatcatggtgatggtgggagaCATCTGCTTCTTAATTGTGTTGCGGTATGTGGCTGTGTGGGTGGGTGCTGAAGTACGTACCGCTAAACGAGGCTATGCCATGATCCTCTGGTTCCTTTACATCTTTGTGCTGGAGATCAAGGTCTACTTTGTATATCAAAACTACAAAGCAGACAGGAAGAGCTTGGACGCTCTTGCAAGGAAAGCCTTGACACTGCTGCTGTCTGTTTGCATTCCAGTTCTTTTTGTGGTGCTTGTAGCTATAGACCACATGGAATATGTTCGCGCCTTCAAGAAGCGCGAGGAGATCCGAAATCGACTCTTCTGGGTGGTGGTGGACTTGCTTGACGTACTGGACATCCAAGCCAATCTGTGGGAGCCTCAAAAGAAAGGTCTACCTCTATGGGCAGAGGGCCTGATGTTCTTCTACTGCTACATCCTGCTGCTTGTGCTACCCTGTGTGTCCTTGAGTGAGATCAGCATGCAGGGCATCAACATCGTCCCCCACAAAATGCTTCTGTACCCAATCCTCAGCTTGGTGACCATCAACATTATTACACTCTTCATCCGTGGAGGGAACATGATCCTGTACAGGGATGCCAGAGTATCTGGGATCCTCATTGGAAAGAACATACTGGCCATCATCCTAAAGACCTGCAGTTTCGTGCAGTACAGGAGACAGTTGCAGAACGCTCCTCCCGCATTTGGAGTGGAGCTACAGAAAAACTCAGTGGCTAACACTCGCCCTGCCCCCACCCCTCCTCAAGTGGTCATGCAGGACCAGACCCCTCTCCCCGAAGTAACAACATGTGAACACACATGA